Within the Aspergillus luchuensis IFO 4308 DNA, chromosome 5, nearly complete sequence genome, the region GTCAGGTGGCCATTTATTATGGCCTGGCTGGGCGGTTGAAGAATGCCTATTCAGCGTACCCCTTGATGGCGGAACGTTCAAGCCACGGCGTCGGGCGTGGGTCTCGTCTAGCAGCGCAACTTAGATATCTGCAGGCATTGGTGAAAGGCGGATTCTACAGCATCGGGTTCTGAATGATGTGTTGGGACGAAAAGCCTCGGGGCTTAGAATGGCTCATAGAAGACAAGGGTTGTTGAAAGGGCAGCGAGCAGATCCACCCGGATCAAACTCTAATTAGGCGTTTCTCGGTTACAAGGCCCTCGTGATTGATCGGGTTGTCGTGAGTCACTCATCGCTAAAGAACCCATTCGGTAGATTTTGTAAAAACATCGCGTCCAACGACAATGAAGATGTAAATGGGCAACAGTGCGTTGACCCCGCTGATGAGTAAGTACTTCAAAACCACATTACAGTCATAAGAGAGCGTGCTTCTGTGGCCGGACCTGTTACAACCTTGAATTTAGGTTAGCTTAGCTAGATGGCCGGGCTTTCGAGAGAAGCTCGGAAGCTCCCGTACTCGGGGATTAGTCAAATGTCAACCTCGGTCATATCAACCAGGCTGAAGCGCTTCCATGGAGGCAATAATCGATCTCCTCAACTCCCCTCACGTATAGGGACTGGGACGGTCATAATGTTCAGTTGGAGGGTGTTCCGATTCAGCTGGGTGAGAGTAGTACACAATAGGCCCTACAAGAGGGCCCGTCTTGTTGCTGGGTAAGGAAAAAATCTCGCAACAACCAGGTAGTCTAACGAGGCCTTGCGCAGAGAGCCTGGTTGGGTCGAAACCTGTAGGTATATGATTTTGAGCAAAATGCAAGTTCAAAAAGGTGACCTGCCAGGGCTTTGTTTGATTGTAACCACGGTATCCCTCGCTAGTACGCGAACAGTCGAGTTGAGAGATAGACTTGCCCGTTCGTTTCGACGGGTTTTCATCCTTCTTTGACTAGCATCATCATACGACGTCATGCTGAATAGGGTCTGACGAAGTATAGGCGAATGTCTGATTCTTATCCAGAATGTGGCGGAAGCCCTTTGAGATGCCGGGTCGCGGTCTATTGTAAGCCCCACCCGGGGAGCTGGATGTTCTGCAGACCAGGGTAAGGCTACCGGGACCGGTGACAAGCTGGTGAGAAGAACTTGCCGGGTGGGCATGGTCAATTAGTCAACTTAACCGTCTTGGGAACGGGTACGTACCGTCAGAATCTGCGGGGAGATTGGTGCCTGTTCACAGAGCAAAATTGCTCGGGCGGCTTGTATGCTGTTCCTAATCAGGTAAAGTACCTCACTACCGCTTGGTATCGGAGTGCCCGGTCTATATAAAGTCACCTTCATGGCCCCTCAAGGACAGCCAGCTTTCATGCTACAGTATCCTGTAACGTTCTCTGTCTGAAAACATTTTAAATAATTGTCATTCGATGTGACTTCTTATGTTCTACGCTTCGCTAGTCCTCTGACTGGAGTGAGAAGGCTGACCTCCCGGTGTGAGGCCGAGTCAATACCGCCAGGCTCAGTGAGGATAAGGCATTGTTGGGCCAGAATATATTTCAACGGTACCCTCGAGCCCTTCTTGCAGATGCTGGTCTGCTGAAGTGGGTGTCATAGGAAGCTTTGTACGCAGAAACAAGAACTCTTTTTGATTTGTTGCCACGAGAAAAAATCGCCACGGTTTGAgaggtgctgctgccggtaAGCGACCAGACTTTATAGATCCTGGATTTCTGAAGAATGGGCAGGATGTATCCTCCACAATACAGGCTGGAAGCAtattctatttcttctaGGAAAGAGGAGCCTATGGAATTCCTACTgcacagcttcttcttcgctatTGCAACAGTATGCTGATAGCTCTCACCTGGAGTCGACTTATACTATTCCAGACCTCATCTGTTGTCTAGGCAAACTCGTGTGTTTGACGGAATACGACGCAAACTGCCATTAGATGGTGAGTCATATATGTACCAGAGGTAAGCGGAACGTCTTGGCTTTTCGGATTTAGATACGCCGACTTTGAGGGACATCCAATTCGGTGTCGCCTCTCGCTGCCATCTGATCGGCCCCATCGTTTGACGGGAAGTTCGTGAGTTTTTCGGATAAATGCGGGCCATATTTCCCCTAACAATCGCGCATCATAGTTTGCGTCTCCGCTTTCCGCGCGGGCATAGAACCGCTGTCCCTATGTCCAGATTTGCTCCCCTGTGAAGCATGTTGGAGCAGGATATGGGCTTCATTATATGCCTCGTTGTTCGCTTTACGCCTGAAAATATCGCGGCACTGACCCAGATGCTGTGTGTTTGGCCGTTGAACACTACAGTAGTAATCTGGTGAGCCGAGGGAACGAGATGATGagacatcttcctcacaaTGAATGTCGAAGGGGAAGTGCGGTTGTGATTTGCCTACAGTAACAGGTTAATGACATCGTTGAACCCTCAAAGGCTGGTTAACAGTAGCATCGTCACGCAAACGGGCAGTCAATGGGGAGAGGTAAGCCAACTCACTGCGTTTGGAAGCGTTCTTGCTGACTACTTTCCTGGTTGTACAAAATTCATTCCGCAAGATCGTACAATGGAAGCATCCGTTACTGTGCTTATACCAAATAGAATGTGGGTGTTGAGTGTGACGCAATCGAAAAAGTTGTCTCGCTATGGTGACTCCATTTGCTAAGGATTGGACAAGGGATCGAACTAGCTAACCACTACATGGTGAAAATAGGTATCATCGAGCCGGCGCACTATTTCGTGGACAATCGAGCCAGAAACCGACGTATagtgctgcctgaggcaacaGTGCGCTCGGGCCAAAGGGATGAGTAAGCTGGTAAACAACCCGACACGCAATTCTCTCCAGACTCTATTCCCCGCGCCGGATAGAGCCTCCTCCGCTGTTGAGTTGCTTTCGCTCGATTATCGGCCGAGCAACTCTTTCGAAACGGGATGGAGGAAACAATAGCCGAATTACGACGTCAGATTGAAGAACAAGGAAGGCTGCGAGAAGCGGCAGAGCGccgtgaggaggaggagagacagGCGCGAGAAGAGGCAGAACgccgtgaggaggaagagagacaggcgcgagaagaggcagaacgccgtgagaaggaagagagacaggcgcgagaagaggcagaacgccgtgaggaggaagagagacaggCGCGAGAAAACGCTGAACGTCGAGTGCAACCCAACTCCCTGTTTCGCCTCCTCGATCGCTGCCACAATTCTCTCTCCCAAGCGATCCGAGTTGAGGCAGATGCCACCCTTACTACTCAGGGCGACGCGGCCAATCCAGTGAACCGACTCTACCCCAAGCACATCGTCCTTTGGCGTGACTTCCCCCAACTACAGGAACAGATCTGGGACAAATTCGACCGTAATAATGCCTTTTCCACGCGCCCACTATTCCCCTCTGATACCCAAATCGATTATGTCGTCACGAATATCCAGAACAGACCAATCTATTCGGAAGCGTCTCTTCGGAATTTTGAGCGAGACACGGTGGACAACTTTGTTGAAAAGGTCATTGAGGTTTTGCGAGACGATGGGCCCCTTCGAGATGAGTTTGGAATCCAAGGCCGAGTCACCTTCTATGATCGCGCAAACCCGTCGGAAACTTCGCTCGAGAACAGCCTAGAGCAAATGAATCTCGAGGACGCGCGGACACCCCAACGACCGGCGAACCCGAGGCGTGGAAGAggccgaggacgaggaagaggagccacGCGGAGACAGACGAGGGATGGCACTGCGCGACGACGCAATCGGCGCGCCGACCAGTTCTGCGTGCACCTTGTGGCGGATGAACGGCAATTACCCGTGTATGCAGTGGAGTTCAAAGCGCCGCACAAAGTGACGATCCCCGAACTGGTGGCGGGTCTACACCCGATAGATCTGGATCGCGATGTCATTGACCAAGAGGGCAACACGTTTGAATTCTATGCCACCCGCCTGGTCGCGGCCGTGGTCACTCAGATATTCTCATACATGATCGACAGTGGCGTTCGATACGGCTACATCTGCACCGGGGAGGCTTTCGTTTTCCTTCGTATCCCACAGGATGATCCCACCATTATTCAATATTTCTTGTGTATCCCTAATCAGGATGCGCAGGCGGATGTGCAGGCGGACGATGAAATGCGCCTCCACCGGACTGCCATCGGTCAGGTGCTTGCGTTCACGCTTCAAGCGCTGGCCGTCGAACCACCGACTCAGAAATGGCACGATGTGGCACACGACCAGCTAACAACCTGGAAGGTCGAATATCTCGACGTGCTGAGAGAAATCCCCGAGACTCTCCGTAAAGACCCGCCGGCGTCTGATTATCGGCCCTCTCACTGGAAACCGGATCGGAAAATACACAACACAcgcgctcgcgctcgcgCGCGTTGTCAACCGGGCGCATCGGCACCGAAGCATTCGTCCACTgaaggcagcggcagtgatCAAGAATCGCTTTCGCCAACCGCCGCAGCCGCGTCGCGCATCCGATCGAGCCGCGGCCAAGGCAACCACCGCCAATCAACCCGGGAAGGTGAAAGGCCACGAGCCAGCCGAGACCATAAACAGACCTCTCGGCAAGACGGACCTTCTACGCGACCATACTGCACCATTGCGTGCATCCGCGGCTTGGCTAACCGAGAACCACTGGATAAGAATTGCCCCAACTGGGAACTCCACGGTGGTCGGAGACACTCCATCGGACCGCAGGAGTTCACACGCCAGCTCCATCGTCAACTGGCCCGAGATCGGGAACTTGGATTCGAACAGCTGCACGTTTGTGGTCGGACAGGATATCTCATCAAAGCCACCCTCCTTTCCCGCGGATACACGGTGATCATGAAAGCAACGActgtggagaagcagcatcgCCTTCGAACGGAAGTGGACAATTATCACCGGCTCCGGAACTTGCAGGGACAATACAtccctgtctgtcttgggGACTTTAAGCCTCGTGTTGCATATTGGTACCACGGTAAGTTAatggcgcagatgatgatattgagcTGGTCTGGAACGCGGCTTCAGCATGCCATCAATGATGGGAACTCCCACTTCTTTCAGCAAGAGCGCGACAAAGCTCTGACCGTGCTTCGGTCGCGTGGAGTCATCCACTGCGACAGTGAGTGGCGTAATATGCTGTGGGATGACCTGAGTGGCCGCTTGGCTGTCACCGACCTGGAGGATGTGAAATGGTTGAAGCGCGCTAGGGCCCTTGAATCCGTCTCTGCGAATACACGGCGTACTCGCTGCGTCAGAGCGGTGAAATATAAACCCGGCTTGGAAAGGGTGGAAAGGGTGGAAATTCCGCAACACGGCAGCACCTTAAGCTTGTAACAGTGTGTTCGGAAACGTTGCAAAGAATTCCGCCACAAGACGTCGTGGCTTTAACTTACACCGAGTACTAAATACACATTTTGCAACACGAACCCTACATGTTGCAAGAGCGCGACTGCACAGCAGGCTTGGGCGGCGGAATTATCTACACGAGCTTCCCAGGCTTTGCAGCTTGAGATACATCCCATCAACCATCCCCCGTTGATTGGACTCCTTCGAAAATCTTTATTCGATTTCACAGCTAGCTCAAGTGCTTGGAGATTACTTGGAGGCATCCGCCTCAGCAAGAGCATGTGCGATGGCCACGGTGTTTTTGATCTGGCTCAAGTTAGCATGTGAGGGGTTGAACAGCAGCGCTCTGGTACCCACCCCGGCGTCCATTTAAAGCGAAAGACTATAATTGTCGAAGGTTGTTCCTCACCACAACAGGTCCTTGCGTCGTACATGCCCTGGACAGAGTCGTTGACCAGATTTCTCTGCGAACTGACTCCTTGATTTCTCATAGTCAATGGTCAAATGGGTCCGGGCGAGAATTGCATCTTCAAACTAGATACCCCGATTCAACGTCAAGGAAATGCTTCCTATTCCAGCTTCCGGAGGAAGATGGTCACAAGGGGATTTTGAGTATTGGGATAAGATGCACGCTACTTCATGAACGTAGCAATCTTATCCAAGCGAAGCATGCCACCAAAATGTGTGTCGATTTTGATTACTGCTTCAAGCTGTTGCTCAAGCGAATTCAAATCGCCGTGGTCGACTCGGCGTTTTCACCAGTTACGTTGTCGAACGGTACTCTCGGTATCAGACCCAGCGTGGTTTTCACCAATGACAAGAGCAAGGTCTTGGTTTCTGGAGGGAACTATAAGCACTTTACGATTCGAGTGTTCAATGGGCAAGCGGAGTTGGTGATGTGAGATTGCGCAGTCTTGGTTATTCACATTCTCCGCATATTGGTCGAGCTCTGCGAGAAACGAAAGATGACATATTGTTCAATCTAAAGATATCCCAGACTCTAGCGGGACCATCAAATGAAGGCTTTCCGGGGCCACCCTGATCTTCGCCTCTCCTGATAGTGTCGAACTGCGCAATGAAAATCATCTTCTGATATTTCTCCCATGATCGAATCCATGCTTCAGGTGTAGGCGATCATTGACAATGTTGGCAGGTACGTTGGCCAAGGTCCCGCATACAAAAAGTGCTAGCCGACAGAATACTTCTCTAGTTTGCGAACTATTCAAGGCGAAAAATCTACTGGGCAGTTCTTCAGCTTTGCATCACACATCGCCCGAACGATAGCATCTGCATACAGCATGCAGGATCTGCGTCCGAAGGAGGTGGAGTGAGAGCATGCTCGGGCTGTCAAGGCTCAAC harbors:
- a CDS encoding uncharacterized protein (COG:S;~EggNog:ENOG410PKSA;~InterPro:IPR011009); translation: MEETIAELRRQIEEQGRLREAAERREEEERQAREEAERREEEERQAREEAERREKEERQAREEAERREEEERQARENAERRVQPNSLFRLLDRCHNSLSQAIRVEADATLTTQGDAANPVNRLYPKHIVLWRDFPQLQEQIWDKFDRNNAFSTRPLFPSDTQIDYVVTNIQNRPIYSEASLRNFERDTVDNFVEKVIEVLRDDGPLRDEFGIQGRVTFYDRANPSETSLENSLEQMNLEDARTPQRPANPRRGRGRGRGRGATRRQTRDGTARRRNRRADQFCVHLVADERQLPVYAVEFKAPHKVTIPELVAGLHPIDLDRDVIDQEGNTFEFYATRLVAAVVTQIFSYMIDSGVRYGYICTGEAFVFLRIPQDDPTIIQYFLCIPNQDAQADVQADDEMRLHRTAIGQVLAFTLQALAVEPPTQKWHDVAHDQLTTWKVEYLDVLREIPETLRKDPPASDYRPSHWKPDRKIHNTRARARARCQPGASAPKHSSTEGSGSDQESLSPTAAAASRIRSSRGQGNHRQSTREGERPRASRDHKQTSRQDGPSTRPYCTIACIRGLANREPLDKNCPNWELHGGRRHSIGPQEFTRQLHRQLARDRELGFEQLHVCGRTGYLIKATLLSRGYTVIMKATTVEKQHRLRTEVDNYHRLRNLQGQYIPVCLGDFKPRVAYWYHGKLMAQMMILSWSGTRLQHAINDGNSHFFQQERDKALTVLRSRGVIHCDSEWRNMLWDDLSGRLAVTDLEDVKWLKRARALESVSANTRRTRCVRAVKYKPGLERVERVEIPQHGSTLSL